The following are encoded together in the Pan troglodytes isolate AG18354 chromosome 6, NHGRI_mPanTro3-v2.0_pri, whole genome shotgun sequence genome:
- the LOC107972011 gene encoding LOW QUALITY PROTEIN: proline-rich protein 13-like (The sequence of the model RefSeq protein was modified relative to this genomic sequence to represent the inferred CDS: substituted 2 bases at 2 genomic stop codons) has translation MCNPKAQLPGPNPYPPNIRYPGGSNHANLPPTNTIFPPGPFSPQLGAPQGNPAFPAGGPPHPVLXPEYSGCQPXGPYPPLYPPPAPGMPPVNPLAPDMLGQGVIVDKKMQKAGHKRRKKKKTHKKMHKHQKHGQHSSSSSSSSSSDLTECRPWTLYSDPQVAPVLLSHQASDPMLY, from the exons ATGTGCAATCCCAAAGCCCAGCTGCCCGGTCCAAATCCATATCCCCCCAACATCAGGTACCCTGGAGGTTCCAATCATGCCAACCTACCACCTACCAATACAATCTTTCCTCCAGGCCCCTTTTCTCCCCAACTAGGAGCTCCCCAGGGAAATCCAGCTTTCCCTGCAGGTGGGCCCCCTCATCCTGTGCTATAGCCAGAGTATTCAGGATGCCAACCCTAAGGTCCCTACCCTCCTTTATACCCACCACCTGCCCCTGGAATGCCTCCTGTGAATCCCTTGGCTCCTGACATGTTAGGACAAGGAGTGATAGTGGACAAGAAGATgcagaaggctgggcaca agagacgaaaaaagaagaaaactcataAAAAGATGCACAAGCACCAGAAGCATGGCCAgcattcctcctcttcctcctcctcttccagcaGTGACCTGACTGAATGCAGGCCCTGGACCCTGTATTCAGACCCTCAAGTCGCACCAGTTCTGCTCTCCCATCAAGCTTCAGATCCCATGTTGTACTGA